In Anaerolineales bacterium, the following proteins share a genomic window:
- a CDS encoding NAD(+) synthetase: MKHKQVDLTINTDTARQILTGFIHSELTRAGFSKAVVNISGGLDSSLSCYLACEALGAENILALRLPYKTSAADANDHAQLVIDGLGIQSLTIPITEMADGLISQFPDMNRVRQGNIMARMRMTVLYDQSEAFHGLAVGTGNKTEILLGYTTLYGDSACAVNPLGDLYKTQVRQLARAVGVPQVIIDKPPTADLWLGQTDEGELGFTYAEVDQLLFLLVDQRYSPEDCIEAGFSESFVRTVIERIRRNQFKRLMPPVAKLSNRTVGYDFLYLRDWGT; encoded by the coding sequence ATGAAACACAAACAAGTCGACCTGACCATCAACACCGATACCGCCAGGCAGATCCTGACCGGTTTCATCCACTCGGAACTCACCCGGGCAGGTTTTTCAAAGGCAGTGGTCAACATCTCAGGCGGGTTGGATTCCTCATTATCATGCTACCTGGCCTGCGAAGCATTGGGAGCCGAGAACATCCTGGCGCTGCGCCTGCCATATAAAACCTCGGCAGCCGATGCCAATGACCACGCTCAGCTGGTGATTGATGGACTGGGTATCCAATCCCTGACCATCCCCATCACTGAGATGGCTGATGGACTGATCAGCCAGTTCCCAGACATGAACCGGGTGCGCCAGGGGAATATCATGGCGCGCATGCGCATGACCGTCCTGTACGACCAGTCAGAAGCTTTCCATGGCCTGGCGGTAGGCACCGGCAATAAGACCGAGATTTTGCTCGGATATACTACCCTATATGGTGATTCAGCCTGTGCGGTCAACCCACTGGGTGACCTGTATAAGACACAGGTGCGCCAGCTGGCCAGGGCAGTGGGAGTCCCGCAAGTGATCATTGACAAGCCGCCCACCGCAGACCTATGGCTTGGGCAGACTGACGAAGGCGAGCTGGGCTTCACCTATGCCGAAGTGGATCAGCTGCTTTTCCTGCTCGTGGACCAGCGCTACAGCCCGGAGGATTGCATTGAAGCTGGTTTCAGTGAAAGCTTCGTGCGGACGGTGATCGAAAGGATCAGGCGCAACCAATTCAAACGCCTGATGCCCCCGGTTGCCAAGCTAAGCAACCGCACAGTCGGTTATGACTTCTTATATCTCCGCGATTGGGGGACTTGA
- a CDS encoding MBL fold metallo-hydrolase encodes MQIKFDGAAQTVTGSQHLLTINGAKLLLDCGFFQGKRQESYDRNCNFPFSPWQIDAVILSHAHIDHSGNLPNLVKQGYNGPIYTTSATAHLANIMLMDAGHIQEADAEFLNKRRIKQGQPLTTPIYSQVEAAQVAQYFNPVKYDQDFEPIPGVTARLVDAGHILGSAGVVLDVEEKGLKVRLWFSGDIGRRKLPLIRDPILPDGADILIMECTYGDKPHTDPEIAYDELRQVVGRTLKRGGKVIIPAFAVGRTQEIVYALHQMIESHQLPSVPVYVDSPLAVNASDIFKLHPECFDDQTKQFIKADKHHTALGFDRLIYTRSVEQSKALNSRTDPMIIISASGMAEAGRILHHLRNNIENPRNTILIVSWQAPYTLGRRLADKEKRVRIYGEEYAVKAEVATIGGLSAHAGQDFLLEYALRVKHSVKQLYLVHGETGPAEALSEKLVEAGMEKPIYPTWQESVEIER; translated from the coding sequence ATGCAGATAAAATTTGACGGTGCGGCCCAGACTGTTACAGGATCGCAACACCTGTTGACTATCAATGGTGCCAAATTACTCTTGGATTGTGGTTTTTTCCAGGGTAAACGCCAGGAGTCATATGATCGAAACTGTAACTTCCCCTTCTCCCCGTGGCAAATCGATGCGGTCATCCTTTCACATGCCCATATTGACCACAGTGGCAACTTGCCTAACCTGGTGAAACAGGGCTACAACGGTCCAATTTATACTACCTCCGCGACTGCTCATCTGGCGAACATCATGCTCATGGACGCCGGGCACATTCAGGAAGCTGATGCTGAATTCCTAAACAAGCGTCGGATCAAGCAGGGGCAACCTTTGACTACACCCATTTATTCGCAGGTGGAGGCTGCCCAGGTGGCACAGTATTTCAATCCGGTAAAATATGACCAGGATTTTGAGCCCATCCCAGGTGTAACCGCACGACTCGTGGACGCGGGGCATATCTTAGGATCAGCTGGAGTTGTGCTGGATGTCGAGGAAAAAGGGCTCAAAGTACGCCTGTGGTTCAGCGGAGATATCGGCCGGCGTAAGCTGCCCTTAATCCGCGATCCCATCCTGCCTGACGGGGCAGACATTCTCATCATGGAATGTACCTACGGAGATAAACCGCACACTGACCCTGAAATTGCCTATGATGAACTGCGCCAGGTTGTCGGGCGGACTTTGAAACGAGGGGGCAAGGTGATCATCCCAGCCTTTGCCGTTGGCCGGACGCAGGAAATCGTTTATGCGCTTCATCAGATGATCGAAAGCCATCAGCTTCCCAGTGTTCCGGTATATGTAGATAGCCCCCTGGCAGTTAACGCCTCCGATATCTTCAAGCTGCATCCCGAGTGCTTCGATGATCAGACCAAGCAGTTTATCAAGGCTGATAAACATCATACTGCCCTGGGATTCGACCGGCTGATCTATACCCGTTCGGTGGAGCAATCGAAAGCATTGAACAGCCGCACCGATCCGATGATTATCATATCAGCCTCGGGAATGGCAGAGGCTGGGCGAATCCTGCATCACCTGCGTAATAATATCGAAAATCCCAGGAACACCATCCTGATCGTCTCCTGGCAGGCACCCTATACGCTGGGACGCAGGTTGGCGGATAAGGAAAAGAGGGTGCGGATATATGGTGAGGAGTATGCTGTAAAAGCTGAAGTGGCGACTATTGGAGGGCTGTCTGCGCATGCTGGGCAAGACTTTTTGTTGGAATATGCTTTGCGGGTTAAGCACAGCGTGAAGCAGCTATACCTGGTACATGGCGAGACTGGGCCAGCTGAAGCACTCTCTGAGAAACTGGTTGAAGCTGGCATGGAAAAACCAATTTATCCCACCTGGCAAGAAAGCGTGGAGATCGAACGGTGA
- a CDS encoding integrase yields the protein MDIKMIDDLHLDEFRAYLLAEDRSPVTIVGYTGDVCLFAQWFEKQNRESLTPEGLTNDAVRGYKQYLLDQANKPKTINRRLAALAVYAHWLEQAGYVKNGRNPVQGVKAVKEVALAPKWLDKKQRAALLRAVDKEVEDAMRCYPRLRLMYLRDAAIVKLILFAGLRVGEIIQLRVSDIILDERKGSVVVREGKGTKRREIPLNSKARKALLDYLHMRPDTEKNDLFLSQRNDGVQSKTVQRAVQRFAKKAGLKNITPHTLRHSFAKALIDADVSLEKVAALLGHCNLNTTRIYTTPGEEDLANAIGELDDC from the coding sequence ATGGATATAAAAATGATAGACGACCTGCATCTGGATGAATTTCGGGCTTATCTACTTGCAGAGGATCGCTCGCCGGTGACAATCGTGGGGTATACCGGGGATGTGTGTCTGTTCGCGCAGTGGTTCGAAAAGCAGAACCGAGAGTCACTGACTCCTGAAGGTTTAACAAACGATGCCGTGAGAGGATACAAGCAATATCTACTTGACCAGGCCAATAAGCCCAAGACGATCAACCGGCGGCTCGCAGCTCTAGCAGTATATGCCCACTGGTTAGAGCAGGCTGGATATGTCAAGAATGGTCGTAACCCGGTGCAAGGAGTTAAGGCGGTGAAAGAGGTGGCACTGGCTCCGAAATGGCTGGATAAGAAGCAACGTGCAGCCTTACTTCGTGCAGTGGATAAGGAAGTTGAAGATGCTATGCGCTGTTACCCGCGCCTACGATTAATGTACTTAAGGGATGCAGCTATTGTCAAACTGATTTTATTTGCTGGGCTGCGTGTGGGTGAGATTATCCAATTGCGCGTGAGCGATATTATTCTGGATGAGCGCAAGGGGAGTGTGGTCGTCAGAGAGGGGAAGGGAACGAAACGGCGGGAGATCCCGTTGAATTCAAAAGCACGAAAGGCTTTACTCGATTATTTGCATATGAGGCCAGACACGGAGAAAAATGATCTCTTTCTTAGTCAACGAAATGATGGTGTGCAGAGCAAGACGGTTCAGCGAGCTGTACAGCGCTTTGCGAAGAAAGCTGGGTTGAAGAACATTACTCCCCATACCTTACGGCATAGTTTTGCAAAAGCATTGATCGATGCAGACGTATCTCTGGAAAAGGTCGCGGCACTGTTGGGGCATTGCAACTTGAATACAACCAGGATTTATACAACACCGGGAGAAGAGGATTTAGCAAATGCGATAGGTGAATTGGACGATTGTTAA
- a CDS encoding MFS transporter produces the protein MLPTSPSSNQSPPDKAHTRGKHRFRIHIPPSLHHRRYFLLWLGLLISITGSQMQVWAVLWQIRTLTDQPIALGGVGLARIIPVIVFSLIGGAFADVHNRRHILFITQSGMAIVALILGWLSLTGNIDLWHIYLLMALQAVAMAFNGPALQSLVPNLVPGKDLPNAFSMNSIANQVGSIVGPALSGIVIAAGELSYVYIINAISFMAVIVALFLMGPVEQQKTAGAKNGKVSVTAIAEGVRFILNQPLILSTMILDFFATFFASANTLMPIIARDVLHVGAVAYGWLSSAQAIGAMVAALVISQMHQIRRQGMIFLSAVIVFGAATIFFGFSRSFILAMLALIVIGGADTVSTIIRNTIRQLSTPDYIRGRMTSVNQIFFQGGPQLGEVEAGLVAQITSAPIAIITGGIGCIVATIWIARRWPQIRTYNGDEPIAAGKSAP, from the coding sequence TTGTTGCCCACGTCTCCATCATCAAACCAGTCGCCTCCTGACAAAGCTCACACGAGGGGTAAGCACCGATTCCGCATCCACATCCCGCCATCTCTCCATCACCGGCGCTACTTCCTGCTGTGGCTAGGTTTATTGATATCCATAACCGGCTCACAAATGCAGGTATGGGCGGTTTTGTGGCAAATCCGTACGCTGACTGACCAACCGATTGCCCTGGGAGGCGTTGGGCTGGCGCGTATCATCCCGGTGATCGTCTTCTCCTTGATCGGCGGAGCTTTCGCAGATGTGCATAACCGGCGCCATATCCTGTTTATCACCCAATCGGGGATGGCTATCGTAGCACTGATCCTGGGTTGGCTGAGCCTGACAGGGAATATCGATCTCTGGCATATCTATTTGCTGATGGCCTTGCAGGCAGTTGCCATGGCATTCAACGGCCCCGCACTTCAATCGCTGGTGCCCAACCTGGTGCCAGGGAAGGACTTGCCGAATGCCTTCAGCATGAACTCGATCGCCAACCAGGTTGGATCGATCGTTGGTCCAGCACTCAGCGGCATCGTCATCGCAGCCGGAGAACTATCCTACGTCTATATAATCAATGCAATTTCCTTTATGGCGGTGATCGTGGCGTTATTCCTGATGGGACCTGTCGAGCAACAGAAGACGGCTGGCGCAAAGAATGGAAAGGTCAGTGTGACAGCCATTGCAGAGGGTGTACGCTTCATCTTGAACCAGCCACTGATTCTGTCAACCATGATCTTGGACTTCTTCGCCACATTCTTCGCTTCGGCTAACACGCTTATGCCGATCATCGCCCGTGACGTCCTGCATGTTGGGGCAGTGGCGTATGGATGGCTTTCTTCCGCACAGGCGATCGGGGCAATGGTCGCCGCGCTGGTTATCTCGCAGATGCACCAGATCCGCCGCCAGGGGATGATTTTCCTGTCAGCTGTGATTGTTTTCGGGGCAGCTACAATCTTTTTCGGATTCAGCCGTAGCTTCATCCTGGCAATGCTGGCCTTGATCGTTATCGGTGGGGCCGACACGGTCAGCACGATCATCCGCAATACCATCCGCCAGCTTTCCACACCCGATTACATCCGCGGCCGCATGACCAGCGTTAACCAGATCTTCTTTCAGGGTGGTCCGCAGCTGGGTGAGGTTGAAGCAGGCCTGGTAGCACAAATCACTTCTGCCCCGATTGCTATTATCACTGGCGGCATTGGATGCATCGTAGCCACCATCTGGATTGCACGACGCTGGCCACAAATTCGCACGTATAATGGCGATGAGCCGATAGCTGCTGGGAAATCCGCACCCTGA
- a CDS encoding site-specific DNA-methyltransferase, giving the protein MPTLDWIGKKAVLNHHNEVPFHLLRCDPELSVGEASGNLLVQGDNLLALKALLPYYSGQVKCIYIDPPYNTGNEGWVYNDNVNSPEMRDWLGRAVGSEAEDLSRHDKWLCMMYPRLLLLREMLSDDGSLWMSLDDNEMHNARGILDEIFGANNFITTVIWEKNYSPKSTAKHLSANHDFILVYAKNSSKWQRNLLPRSEEQDNRYRNPDNDTRGMWKPGGLDARNYYSEGTYPITTPSGRVISGPPRGSYWRVSFQKLMALDADNRIWWGENGDNVPSIKRFLSEVRQGVVPETIWTYEEVGHTQEAKQQIVRILPDAANVFNTPKPTRLIERVIQIASNPGDLILDSFAGSGTTGQASIRLNRKFILVEIDTVIASTITRKRLQQVIQGYAWLDQRGNSHQEEGLGGDFRYCELGPTLFDAYGQIRLEVVFSDLARHVFFTETGQPLPGGEDENALLGVCNGTAIYLLYNGVMHDSDNVLTPQTLAELPAFDGPKVVYADGCKIGLERLRELNVTFKQIPYQIKVR; this is encoded by the coding sequence ATGCCCACACTCGACTGGATCGGCAAAAAAGCCGTCTTGAACCACCACAACGAAGTCCCCTTCCACCTACTGCGCTGCGATCCGGAACTATCTGTCGGCGAGGCCAGCGGGAACCTGCTGGTGCAGGGCGATAACCTACTAGCGCTGAAAGCCCTGCTTCCTTACTACTCCGGCCAGGTGAAGTGCATTTACATCGACCCTCCGTATAACACCGGGAACGAGGGCTGGGTTTATAACGACAACGTCAACAGCCCTGAAATGCGCGATTGGCTTGGGAGAGCGGTGGGCAGCGAGGCTGAAGATTTATCGCGCCACGATAAATGGCTGTGCATGATGTATCCTCGCCTACTCTTACTTCGAGAGATGCTGAGCGATGACGGCAGTTTATGGATGAGCTTAGATGACAATGAAATGCATAATGCCAGAGGAATATTAGATGAAATCTTCGGGGCAAACAATTTCATCACAACTGTAATTTGGGAAAAGAATTACTCACCCAAGAGTACTGCAAAACATTTGTCCGCGAATCATGACTTCATCCTGGTATATGCAAAGAATTCCAGTAAATGGCAGAGAAACTTGCTACCTCGCTCCGAGGAACAAGATAACAGGTATCGAAATCCAGATAACGACACAAGAGGCATGTGGAAACCAGGTGGATTAGATGCGCGGAATTATTATAGCGAAGGGACCTACCCAATAACCACACCATCAGGAAGGGTGATTTCTGGGCCACCTAGGGGGTCCTATTGGAGGGTATCATTCCAGAAATTAATGGCATTGGATGCAGACAACCGCATCTGGTGGGGTGAAAACGGAGATAACGTCCCTTCAATAAAACGATTTTTATCTGAAGTACGGCAAGGTGTAGTTCCTGAGACAATTTGGACGTATGAAGAGGTAGGGCATACACAAGAAGCTAAACAACAAATTGTTCGCATATTACCAGATGCAGCAAATGTCTTTAATACCCCTAAACCCACACGTCTGATTGAACGGGTAATTCAAATAGCATCAAACCCTGGTGATTTAATTTTGGATTCATTCGCAGGAAGTGGCACAACCGGACAGGCATCGATTAGGTTGAATAGGAAATTTATTCTTGTTGAAATTGATACTGTAATTGCCTCAACAATAACACGTAAGCGTTTACAACAGGTTATTCAAGGATATGCTTGGCTGGATCAAAGAGGCAACTCACATCAAGAAGAAGGCCTAGGTGGAGATTTTCGCTACTGCGAACTTGGCCCGACCCTCTTTGATGCCTATGGTCAAATCAGATTGGAAGTCGTCTTTTCAGACTTGGCCCGGCACGTTTTCTTTACTGAAACCGGTCAGCCCTTGCCTGGCGGAGAAGATGAAAACGCTCTCCTAGGCGTGTGCAATGGAACCGCCATCTACCTGCTCTACAACGGTGTAATGCACGATTCGGACAACGTGCTCACGCCACAAACGCTGGCAGAGCTGCCGGCATTCGATGGCCCCAAGGTCGTTTACGCCGATGGCTGCAAGATTGGGCTCGAACGGTTGCGAGAGCTGAACGTAACATTCAAGCAAATTCCTTACCAGATCAAGGTGCGGTGA
- a CDS encoding DNA polymerase III subunit epsilon, whose translation MVVSDPSEVYICVDVETSGLIPVDYSLLSIGACTIIEPRSTFYIELKPINENSTAEAANVHKLSFERLMHTGVSPVTAMQNFAGWLEQQTPPGKHAIFVAFNAPFDWMFVNYYFIHYIGHNPFGHAALDIKAYYMGRAGVSWSQTSWRFISPNLTEKESLTHHALQDAIDQADLFLKILKET comes from the coding sequence ATGGTAGTCTCTGACCCAAGCGAAGTCTATATCTGCGTGGACGTGGAAACCTCCGGGCTGATCCCAGTCGACTATTCACTGCTTTCCATCGGTGCCTGCACGATCATCGAGCCGCGATCCACATTCTATATCGAGCTAAAACCCATCAACGAAAACTCTACTGCTGAAGCAGCCAATGTGCACAAACTCTCATTTGAACGCCTGATGCACACTGGTGTTTCTCCCGTGACAGCCATGCAGAATTTCGCAGGATGGTTGGAGCAGCAAACCCCGCCAGGTAAACATGCTATCTTCGTGGCGTTCAATGCGCCCTTTGATTGGATGTTTGTTAACTACTATTTCATCCACTATATAGGCCATAATCCCTTTGGCCATGCAGCCCTGGACATCAAAGCGTATTACATGGGCCGGGCAGGAGTATCCTGGTCACAAACCTCCTGGCGGTTCATCAGCCCAAACCTGACAGAAAAGGAAAGCCTAACCCACCATGCCCTCCAGGATGCGATTGACCAGGCAGACTTATTCCTGAAGATTCTCAAGGAGACATAA
- a CDS encoding nucleotide-binding protein produces the protein MTLQSVLVTDTNIWVDLENGGVLVEVFQLPYQFLIPDFAISELLHPRWETLEVLGLRAHELPGEEVIELFQLRQVHKNLSIIDLSAYLLAKMLDATLLTGDWHISELAIASGLSVHGVLWLLDEMVHFKALTPTQAVTALKRMLKLGARLPAEECNIRLTRWSI, from the coding sequence ATGACGTTGCAGTCGGTTCTGGTCACTGACACAAATATCTGGGTTGACCTTGAAAATGGCGGCGTTCTGGTCGAGGTCTTCCAACTGCCCTATCAGTTTTTGATACCTGACTTTGCAATTTCCGAGCTTCTTCATCCAAGGTGGGAGACTCTGGAAGTATTAGGTCTTCGAGCACACGAACTACCAGGTGAAGAAGTAATTGAGCTATTCCAATTAAGACAGGTCCATAAAAACCTCTCAATTATTGATTTGTCAGCTTACTTACTTGCTAAAATGCTGGATGCAACACTCCTGACCGGTGACTGGCACATTAGCGAATTAGCCATTGCCAGCGGTCTTTCAGTGCACGGTGTCCTCTGGTTATTGGATGAGATGGTACATTTCAAGGCTCTTACACCAACGCAAGCCGTTACGGCCCTCAAACGGATGCTCAAATTAGGTGCAAGACTACCTGCCGAGGAATGTAATATCCGATTAACGAGATGGTCGATATGA
- a CDS encoding restriction endonuclease subunit R produces the protein MLSLKEYQQRALDNLQAYFRLSLQLGDADTAFYRLTRESFGHGIPYQPVEGLPGLPYVCLRIPTGGGKTLVASHAIGITSHDLLHTDHALVLWLAPSNVIRDQTLRALSDPNHPYRQAVESRVGPVTVMNVSDALYVQPAVLNSSTTIVVGTIQAFRVDNTEGRKVYESSGALMSHFTDLPTDLQAGLEMINGEPKKSLANVLYMRRPIVIVDEAHNARTPLSFETLARFHPACIIEFTATPATQDHPSNVLHSASAAELKAEAMIKMPIRLKVRPQWKELLSDAIAQRNRLEAAARLEQRQTGEYLRPIVLLQAQPRSQSKETLTVEVVRQTLLDDFKIPESQIARATGDVDEIGDTDLSQPDCPIRYVITVQALREGWDCPFAYVLCSIAESKSSTAVEQILGRVLRLPKATHKEIEPLNLAYAFATSESFGVVANQLRDSLVQNGFERYEAQTMIQTPPEQIDLPLFGEGSDSALPEPATIAVPTPPALEDMPLEIGAKVQYDVTTQALVIREWLEPEEAALLVAMLPIAVVDTGVRAVIDRVTRPNPLPPTVSPAERGEVLYVPQLVLRRGQQLELFEETAFLDYPWNLSQCETLLAESEYSGQRLGGTEIEYDVTDKGKLKEQFIEELQNTMTLFTTDQGWTPAEVVYWLDHNIPHTDVTFRESNAFLTRLVMCLIDERSFTLDRLVMDKYRLRDAVAAKIQAHRLEARKQAYNRFLLPDCQTPLEVHPEICFTYPRDAYPYNTLYRGAYPFKKHYYTQVGDLEDRGEEFNCAVFLDSLSDVNVWVRNLERRPNHSFWLQTSTDRFYPDFVCLLNDGRYLVVEYKGEDRWSNEDSREKRIIGEVWAKRSDEKCLFVMTKGQEWNIVREVI, from the coding sequence ATGCTATCCCTCAAAGAATATCAACAGCGCGCCCTTGATAATCTACAGGCCTATTTTCGCCTCTCTCTGCAGTTGGGTGACGCCGATACCGCTTTTTACCGCCTGACCCGCGAATCTTTTGGACACGGTATCCCCTATCAGCCGGTCGAAGGTCTCCCCGGGCTGCCCTACGTCTGCCTGCGTATCCCCACCGGCGGTGGGAAGACGTTGGTAGCCAGCCACGCTATCGGTATCACCTCACACGACCTACTGCATACCGATCACGCCCTGGTGCTCTGGCTGGCGCCATCAAACGTCATCCGCGATCAAACCCTGCGCGCCCTCTCAGACCCCAACCATCCCTACCGCCAGGCAGTAGAATCGCGGGTGGGGCCTGTCACAGTGATGAACGTCAGCGATGCGCTGTACGTCCAGCCGGCTGTGCTCAACTCCAGCACGACCATCGTCGTCGGAACCATTCAGGCTTTCCGGGTGGACAATACCGAAGGCCGCAAGGTGTACGAATCGTCCGGCGCGCTGATGAGCCACTTTACCGACCTCCCCACAGACTTGCAGGCCGGGCTGGAAATGATAAATGGAGAGCCGAAGAAATCACTGGCGAACGTGCTCTACATGCGCCGCCCTATCGTCATCGTAGACGAAGCCCACAACGCCCGCACCCCGCTTTCCTTCGAAACCCTAGCGCGCTTCCACCCCGCCTGCATCATCGAGTTCACCGCCACCCCAGCCACCCAAGACCATCCTTCCAATGTACTGCACTCCGCTTCTGCTGCTGAATTGAAAGCGGAGGCGATGATCAAAATGCCCATTCGTCTAAAGGTACGCCCTCAGTGGAAGGAGCTGCTTTCGGACGCCATCGCCCAGCGCAACCGGCTGGAAGCCGCCGCTAGGCTGGAGCAGCGGCAGACCGGCGAGTACCTGCGCCCGATCGTGCTCTTACAGGCCCAACCTCGCAGCCAGAGCAAAGAGACGCTAACCGTAGAAGTCGTCCGACAGACGCTGCTCGACGATTTCAAGATCCCCGAAAGCCAGATCGCCCGCGCCACTGGTGACGTGGACGAAATCGGCGACACCGACCTCAGCCAACCGGACTGCCCCATACGTTACGTCATCACTGTCCAGGCGCTGCGCGAGGGCTGGGACTGCCCATTCGCCTACGTGCTTTGCTCAATTGCAGAGAGCAAATCCAGCACGGCGGTGGAGCAAATCCTGGGGCGCGTGCTGCGACTACCGAAAGCCACGCACAAAGAGATCGAACCCCTCAACCTGGCTTACGCCTTTGCTACTTCAGAGAGTTTTGGTGTGGTGGCGAACCAATTGCGCGACAGCCTGGTGCAGAACGGCTTCGAACGCTACGAAGCTCAAACGATGATCCAGACTCCACCCGAACAGATCGATTTACCGCTGTTTGGAGAAGGATCGGATTCTGCCTTGCCCGAACCGGCCACCATTGCCGTTCCTACTCCGCCAGCGTTAGAAGATATGCCCCTAGAAATCGGCGCGAAAGTTCAATACGACGTTACAACGCAGGCATTAGTGATCCGAGAGTGGCTTGAACCAGAGGAGGCTGCCTTACTGGTCGCCATGCTGCCCATCGCAGTTGTAGATACTGGCGTCCGGGCAGTCATCGACCGCGTTACCCGCCCGAATCCGCTACCGCCCACTGTATCTCCGGCTGAACGCGGCGAAGTACTGTATGTCCCGCAGCTTGTCCTGCGACGCGGCCAGCAGTTGGAGCTTTTCGAAGAAACTGCCTTCCTGGATTATCCGTGGAATCTTTCCCAATGTGAAACCCTGCTGGCCGAAAGCGAATATTCCGGCCAGCGTCTGGGCGGAACCGAGATCGAGTACGACGTGACCGACAAGGGCAAGCTGAAAGAGCAATTCATCGAAGAGCTGCAGAACACCATGACGCTCTTTACTACCGATCAAGGCTGGACGCCGGCGGAGGTGGTCTACTGGCTCGACCACAACATCCCTCACACCGACGTTACCTTCCGTGAATCGAACGCTTTTCTCACCCGCCTGGTCATGTGCCTGATCGACGAGCGCAGCTTCACCCTAGACCGGCTTGTCATGGACAAGTACCGCCTACGTGACGCTGTGGCAGCAAAGATTCAAGCGCACCGGCTCGAAGCACGCAAGCAAGCGTACAACCGATTCCTGCTGCCCGATTGTCAGACCCCACTGGAAGTGCATCCTGAAATTTGCTTCACCTATCCGCGCGACGCCTACCCCTACAACACGCTCTACCGCGGCGCGTACCCATTCAAGAAGCACTATTATACCCAAGTCGGTGACCTGGAGGATCGGGGCGAAGAGTTCAATTGCGCTGTGTTCCTGGATAGCTTGTCAGATGTGAATGTCTGGGTGAGAAATCTTGAGCGCCGGCCCAATCACTCCTTCTGGCTGCAAACCTCCACGGATCGGTTCTATCCGGACTTCGTTTGTCTTCTGAATGACGGACGCTACCTGGTGGTCGAATATAAGGGAGAAGACCGCTGGAGCAACGAGGATTCTAGGGAGAAACGGATCATTGGAGAGGTGTGGGCGAAAAGGAGCGATGAGAAGTGCTTATTTGTGATGACGAAGGGACAGGAGTGGAATATTGTTAGGGAAGTTATATAA